In the genome of Cercospora beticola chromosome 2, complete sequence, one region contains:
- a CDS encoding uncharacterized protein (SMCOG1034:cytochrome P450~antiSMASH:Cluster_16), whose protein sequence is MSDPSLVAQAPNAFPYGTVGVFLVTTFIACVLIDRMLSSSINKIPGPWYLKLSTVPLKWHDARGQTRLWVHDLHMRYGPVVAIAPSYVHFATAAAAKIIYTNGGKDFLKTELYDVFRQEGHEWVRSSIGPSNRRIDLRQEPFYSYRTKEGRHSTWLPFPRRPFGFPNVEKHAMIRRGLADRYSNSNILASKVIESINERADTFVQACTRTPSVDIYFYLHAYALDCVTSILFHPHGTRSLDQTDDKRIIQYMSYREGGHAWILEHYLPVLSKVRAYLNPEADSDVTADKLIRDYVREMIDRDDLSDFTVATRIASLKSFDKELAVAECLDHLGAGLETTGDTLCWLIWELSQPRNAERMDKLHTELKDVPANAPLDKLPYLELVIQEALRLYAPGTQSLPRYVPSGGREIEGYFIPAHTTVACQSFTMHREPQSFPDAESFLPERWSDTNGNVERQRLNMSFGLGARSCIGR, encoded by the exons ATGTCGGATCCTTCCCTGGTTGCGCAAGCTCCCAATGCTTTCCCATACGGCACCGTCGGCGTCTTTCTTGTGACCACATTTATTGCCTGCGTCCTGATTGACAGAATGCTATCAAGTAGCATCAACAAGATTCCGGGCCCATGGTATCTGAAACTGAGTACTGTGCCTTTGAAATGGCATGATGCACGAGGACAGACGCGCTTGTGGGTACACGACCTACACATGCGGTACGGCCCTGTCGTCGCAATTGCTCCTTCGTATGTGCATTTTGCTACCGCAGCGGCGGCAAAGATCATTTACACCAATGGTGGTAAGGATTTCCTGAAGACGGAATTATACGATGTGTTCCGGCAAGAGGGCCATGAGTGGGTCAGGTCATCCATCGGCCCATCGAATCGTAGGATTGACCTTAGACAGGAACCTTTTTACAGCTATAGAACCAAAGAAGGTAGACATTCCACATGGCTTCCATTCCCACGCCGACCATTTGGTTTTCCTAACGTGGAGAAGCACGCGATGATCCGTAGAGGATTGGCGGATCGTTACTCCAATTCCAACATCCTCGCGTCGAAAGTCATCGAAAGCATCAACGAGCGCGCCGACACCTTCGTTCAAGCATGCACGCGGACGCCTTCAGTCGATATCTAC TTCTACCTTCATGCCTACGCGCTCGACTGCGTCACCTCCATTTTGTTTCACCCACACGGCACTCGCTCTCTGGATCAAACCGATGACAAACGCATCATACAATACATGTCCTACCGAGAGGGCGGTCACG CCTGGATTCTAGAACACTACCTCCCTGTTTTGAGCAAAGTTCGCGCATATTTAAATCCAGAGGCGGACAGCGATGTTACCGCGGATAAGCTCATTAGAGACTATGTCAGAGAGATGATCGACCGGGACGATCTGTCCGACTTCACTGTGGCGACTCGCATCGCTTCTTTGAAAAGTTTCGACAAAGAACTTGCAGTCGCAGAATGCCTGGACCATTTGGGTGCGGGACTCGAGACTACAGGCGACACTTTGTGCTGGCTGATATGGGAGCTTTCACAACCTCGCAATGCCGAGCGAATGGACAAATTGCACACTGAACTCAAGGACGTCCCAGCAAATGCGCCGCTAGACAAGCTCCCTTACTTGGAACTCGTAATCCAGGAAGCCCTCCGCTTGTACGCGCCAGGAACACAATCTTTGCCGCGTTACGTCCCCAGTGGTGGAAGGGAGATCGAGGGCTACTTCATCCCAGCGCACACAACGGTGGCGTGTCAGTCGTTCACGATGCACCGGGAGCCACAGAGTTTCCCCGATGCAGAAAGTTTTCTGCCAGAGCGCTGGTCAGACACCAACGGGAACGTCGAGCGCCAGCGTCTCAATATGTCATTCGGACTCGGAGCGCGATCATGTATTGGTCGATAG
- a CDS encoding uncharacterized protein (antiSMASH:Cluster_16): MPSASPEAQRREPMGSPFLRLPTEIRLQIYSLLIFPRRAIDLLCSFERIDASAVDAVDYNQWKVIDDGTVRPDLLKNPTLRIRTVDPTRYKARYADRPHSRTSYSVRADRFAARCMATTYHCVNVPRIEHNLAILRTNKQIHAEAAELMYSSYTFDFDTHIEAIIPFLRDLTPFTRGCIKSIRLTKRALAYLKEFDKCEWENALRYLTNVDNNIFLRRLELGVVAGRPGERGWDRIASYSAADFRLLKTHEGMEWLQYLEELNKLQELEVQAIVEHCPPVTSSTNMHNYVRFSASVEGGFAEYLKEQLLCPAAQQRIACRA, from the coding sequence ATGCCTTCTGCGTCCCCAGAGGCGCAGCGACGTGAACCGATGGGCTCACCGTTCCTTCGATTACCCACAGAAATCCGACTCCAGATATACTCACTTCTGATCTTTCCTCGCCGGGCCATCGACCTGCTTTGCTCCTTCGAGAGAATCGATGCAAGCGCTGTGGATGCAGTCGACTATAATCAATGGAAGGTGATAGATGACGGAACAGTGCGACCAGATCTGCTGAAGAATCCAACTCTGCGCATTCGGACGGTAGACCCAACGAGGTACAAAGCCCGCTACGCAGACCGACCACATTCTCGGACGAGCTACAGCGTCCGAGCCGACCGCTTTGCTGCTCGATGTATGGCAACGACATACCACTGTGTCAACGTGCCTCGCATCGAACACAATCTGGCCATTCTACGAACGAATAAGCAGATTCACGCCGAAGCTGCAGAGCTGATGTATTCAAGCTATACATTCGATTTCGACACGCATATTGAGGCCATTATACCTTTCCTCCGCGACCTCACGCCTTTCACGCGCGGTTGCATCAAGAGCATACGACTCACGAAGCGGGCTTTGGCCTATTTGAAAGAGTTTGATAAGTGTGAGTGGGAGAACGCACTGCGATATCTTACGAATGTGGACAACAACATCTTCCTGCGGCGACTAGAGCTGGGCGTCGTCGCAGGAAGGCCGGGCGAGCGAGGCTGGGATCGCATTGCGAGCTACTCTGCAGCGGACTTCCGACTTCTGAAGACCCACGAGGGAATGGAATGGCTACAGTACCTGGAGGAGCTGAACAAGttgcaagagctggaagttCAGGCGATAGTAGAGCACTGTCCGCCTGTGACAAGCTCTACGAATATGCACAATTATGTGCGCTTCTCAGCAAGCGTTGAAGGCGGTTTTGCGGAGTATCTGAAGGAACAGCTGCTGTGTCCAGCAGCACAACAGAGAATTGCTTGTCGAGCGTGA
- a CDS encoding uncharacterized protein (antiSMASH:Cluster_16): MGSISEAEHVLNNRGSDLSRRPRVLDLFGKAKQDGRPLHVSAPMVRYSKLPFRMLVREYGADVIFTPMMLAHEFIRSGIARDSDFSTHPLEYGSLKDERQTAVIAQFASSDPEEFARAAEMIAPWVDGVDLNCGCPQSWAVKEGIGCALQESPELVARIVRAAKERIGGMGKSVSVKIRIHKDLEGTKRWVEVVQDAGVDFITVHGRTRSQRSSTEPDYEAVRELRSVVRVPMVANGDAYSLPDVKRIAESTEADGVMAARGILENPSMFAGYDEVPAKCVQDFLRWALRCPIPFPLILHHVSDMTGRMQWFTKKEKRRLMECRDLLDLIDFVEDKWGLV; this comes from the exons ATGGGAAGTATATCAGAAGCTGAGCATGTGCTCAACAACCGGGGTTCAGACCTTTCACGTAGGCCACG CGTCCTCGACCTCTTCGGAAAAGCCAAGCAAGATGGTCGCCCACTGCACGTTTCTGCTCCCATGGTGCGCTATAGCAAGTTGCCCTTCCGGATGTTGGTCAGAGAGTACGGCGCCGATGTCATTTTCACACCGATGATGCTGGCCCATGAGTTCATACGATCTGGTATTGCAAGAGATTCGGATTTCTCTACTCATCCCCTCGAATATGGAAGTCTCAAAGATGAGAGACAAACTGCAGTCATCGCACAATTCGCCTCCTCGGATCCGGAAGAATTTGCTCGCGCGGCGGAAATGATTGCGCCTTGGGTCGATGGGGTAGATCTGAATTGTGGGTGTCCGCAGAGTTGGGCGGTTAAGGAGGGGATTGGATGTGCTTTGCAGGAGAGTCCGGAACTTGTGGCGAGGATTGTGAGGGCCGCAAAGGAGAGAATTGGGGGGATGGGCAAAAGTGTTAGTGTGAAGATTCGAATTCACAAGGATTTGGAGGGCACGAAGCGCTGGGTTGAGGTCGTGCAGGATGCGGGTGTGGATTTTATTACGGTGCATgggaggacgaggagtcAGAGGAGTAGTACGGAGCCGGATTACGAGGCTGTGAGGGAACTGAGAAGTGTGGTGAGGGTTCCGATGGTGGCAAATGGGGATGCGTACAGTCTGCCTGATGTCAAGAGAATTGCGGAGTCGACTGAGGCGGACGGTGTCATGGCTGCGAGAGGGATTTTGGAAAATCCGTCCATGTTTGCGGGTTATGATGAAGTGCCTGCGAAATGCGTACAGGACTTCTTACGCTGGGCTTTGAGGTGTCCGATACCTTTTCCGCTGATCCTGCACCATGTGAGTGACATGACTGGTCGCATGCAATGGTTTacgaagaaagaaaagaggaGGCTGATGGAATGTCGAGATCTTCTGGATCTCATTGACTTCGTTGAGGATAAGTGGGGGCTTGTTTGA
- a CDS encoding uncharacterized protein (CAZy:GT25~antiSMASH:Cluster_16), with product MLLASSALATLLLVILILGVAKHPSLPGFQFAEWNITATHNDTTAPALPELLDDVANATLGFQKIFVINLASRTDRRDSATLAATLTGMKFEFVEAVTHVDQKFMPPGAEDVDLKEGAAAAWRSHVNILRRIVDENISSALILEDDADWDIRIKSQMRDFARASRRLLQPLVNGTDQSLEARFSRPLPVNYVLGDANTTEPMTSPYGDLDLWDMLWIGHCGVSLPLPGNASAISSQARVMLPKEMTARVMIPNDITVPPRKYIEREFSDRQLVSQYPDYTRVVARTRGGTCSLAYGVSQAGARKLLWETGIRALTAPMDLMYRSLCDGTFGRDMINCLSPSPALFGHYRPPGSSSTWSNIDDLSDEEQKDYPTSGNIRWGARFNIHNMVNGKTDYWDPFEDEG from the exons ATGCTGTTGGCTTCGTCCGCTCTCGCAACGCTTTTGCTGGTGATTCTCATCCTCGGAGTGGCGAAGCATCCGAGCTTGCCTGGGTTTCAATTCGCAGAGTGGAATATCACGGCGACGCACAACGACACGACAGCGCCGGCGCTACCTGAGCTGCTCGACGATGTAGCGAACGCAACACTTGGG TTCCAGAAGATCTTTGTCATCAACCTCGCATCGAGGACGGATCGAAGAGATTCTGCCACGCTTGCTGCTACTCTCACGGGGATGAAATTTGAATTCGTTGAGGCTGTAACACACGTTGACCAAAAGTTCATGCCACCGGGTGCGGAAGATGTCGATCTCAAAGAGGGTGCAGCGGCGGCTTGGCGGTCGCATGTGAACATCCTTCGGCG aatagtagatgaAAATATCTCTTCAGCTTTGATACTCGAGGACGACGCCGATTGGGATATCCGTATCAAGTCACAAATGCGTGATTTTGCTCGGGCATCAAgaagacttcttcaacctctCGTCAACGGCACCGATCAATCACTGGAGGCGCGGTTCTCGCGGCCATTACCGGTGAACTACGTGCTGGGCGATGCGAACACCACTGAGCCTATGACATCTCCCTATGGTGATCTTGATCTCTGGGATATGCTCTGGATTGGTCATTGCGGTGTGTCACTGCCTCTGCCTGGCAATGCATCCGCAATCAGCTCCCAAGCACGTGTCATGTTACCAAAGGAGATGACGGCTCGTGTCATGATACCGAACGACATTACCGTTCCTCCTCGTAAATATATCGAGCGCGAATTCAGCGATCGTCAGCTTGTCAGTCAGTATCCTGACTATACGCGAGTGGTCGCTCGGACACGAGGAGGGACCTGCTCGTTGGCCTATGGAGTCTCTCAGGCCGGTGCTCGAAAGCTCTTATGGGAAACCGGGATACGCGCTTTGACAGCACCAATGGACCTCATGTATCGCAGTTTATGCGATGGGACGTTCGGAAGGGATATGATAAATTGTCTTTCGCCCTCGCCAGCTCTCTTCGGCCATTATCGACCGCCCGGGTCTTCGTCAACGTGGAGCAATATCGATGATCTGAGTGatgaggagcagaaggatTATCCCACGTCAGGTAACATTCGGTGGGGAGCGAGATTCAATATCCATAACATGGTAAATGGAAAGACGGACTATTGGGATCCTTTCGAGGACGAAGGATAG
- a CDS encoding uncharacterized protein (SMCOG1002:AMP-dependent synthetase and ligase~antiSMASH:Cluster_16) yields the protein MHDASRVPPFQDFMRYIEDLDRDETDEFWKGQFEDLEAAPFPALPHPDYRPKANDTVRRDLVDFSWPQRNVTPSTTIRAAWAVLTSYYTNTDDTLFGTLVAGRQASLPGIERIIAPLINAVPVRVRLDTKQTVDELLCMIQQQSIAMVAHENTELGRIRQIDANSEQASRFNTMLLIQPVRPPLGDSAGPFGAHSQPESLTATMDNFNPNAVMVICQLTEQTGLSLEVSFDNNVISAQQVERMASQFEHILRQLCESTTTTVQDLDLLSTQNLSEIWRWNQSVPHVIHECLHDLISATAQQNPKAPAICSWDGDLLYGELDELSSRLASRLMKIAADLSAPVPLCFEKSKWHPVSALAVMKAGAACVSIDMSQPESRLRSIFEQIKPTLALASGATQVKVRKLTASLVIDVEQEDLSLTTSAMPLPKVKPSDVAYVVFTSGSTGTPKGIVITHANFASAATHQAEMIHIRPTTRLLDFVSYSFDVSWSNLLQTLLAGACLCIPSETERRDDIPGAFNRMNCDYVYLTPSVARSVDPAAFPGLRTLAMGGEPVQQSDVSRWTHVETVLGIYGPAECTPTLSIIVLNANSRGSHIGHSIGANCWVIQPDRPDRLAAIGTVGELMVEGPTVSQGYFGDPDQTSMAYIRDPAWLVRGTTGHPGRHGTLYKTADLVRYNDDGSFDYVGRKDSMVKLRGQRIELGEVEFHLRASLNDGGIGVHGVAAEVITPAKGSAPPILAAFISISWLEESQEQTMDVVDRVHQGMSARVPRYMVPSVYIPVAQIPMTTTNKTDRKALQQLGGSYTLEDLAKLQSRNHKYQPPSTTMEKRLQLLWSAVLGIGLDAIGRDSSFLRIGGESISAMKLVSAARTQNISFTVADVFRAPRLSELALLAEETRTESEMEPTLPFQLLPDGMPDFVGRFVTPALDGVPGQVHDVLPCTDFQQLAISNAFEDPPSRLPQYILTLPNAVDFVKLERACQQVAASLEILRTIFIHACDRLWQVVLFDFNAPFDIFDISGNMSDAVNSLCKEDLAIPRRLGRSFVRFMAVRNSSTGENRLIFRVSHAQFDGFSLPMLFGTLSAFYCGCPLTRPYSFSQYVAYKAQKKQSSLEYWKSRLQGTSYPDWSGGSCCSDSASTSDRFSVEETIAMPTSRHGEGLSIATMFQAACAIAFSRHLDQAEVVFGRLVTGRSMLPPSLQNVVGPCLTEVPVRVRIGPEDTLDRVALILQRQFIEDSAHECAGMQEILQGSTTWREGAEDFGWRTAFQQEDVQDFEFLGEKSRISVFEHTLLPRPRPEIYATPRGKSLHLQLIGNRKILHEKSARKILGSLRNVLGDGSRSA from the exons ATGCACGACGCCAGCCGGGTTCCACCATTCCAGGACTTCATGAGGTACATTGAGGATCTGGATCGAGATGAGACCGATGAGTTCTGGAAAGGGCAGTTCGAGGACCTGGAAGCAGCTCCATTTCCTGCGCTGCCACATCCCGATTATCGGCCGAAAGCAAATGATACGGTGCGGCGAGACTTGGTGGACTTTTCCTGGCCTCAGCGAAATGTGACTCCTTCCACCACGATCAGAGCCGCCTGGGCAGTATTGACCAGTTACTACACAAACACTGATGACACTTTATTTGGTACTCTGGTTGCCGGGCGGCAGGCTTCACTCCCAGGAATCGAACGCATTATTGCTCCACTGATCAATGCTGTACCTGTCAGGGTGCGTTTGGACACGAAGCAGACTGTAGATGAATTGCTCTGCATGATTCAACAACAATCGATAGCGATGGTTGCACACGAAAATACTGAACTTGGTCGAATTCGGCAGATTGACGCCAACAGTGAGCAAGCCAGTAGATTCAACACAATGCTACTCATTCAGCCCGTCCGACCGCCTCTCGGAGACTCTGCTGGTCCCTTTGGAGCTCACAGTCAGCCTGAATCTCTGACTGCCACCATGGATAACTTCAATCCCAACGCCGTCATGGTCATCTGCCAATTGACTGAGCAAACTGGTCTTTCCCTCGAGGTCAGTTTTGACAACAATGTCATCTCTGCCCAACAAGTAGAGAGAATGGCCTCTCAGTTTGAGCACATCTTACGCCAATTGTGTGAATCTACGACAACGACAGTCCAAGATCTGGACTTGCTGAGTACGCAAAACCTTTCAGAGATATGGCGTTGGAACCAAAGTGTGCCCCACGTGATTCACGAATGCTTACATGATCTCATATCTGCTACTGCTCAGCAAAATCCCAAGGCTCCAGCTATCTGCTCATGGGACGGCGATCTGCTCTATGGagagcttgacgagctgTCCAGTCGCCTTGCCTCCCGCCTGATGAAGATTGCAGCGGATCTCAGCGCTCCTGTGCCTCTCTGCTTCGAGAAGTCTAAATGGCACCCCGTATCTGCCCTTGCGGTCATGAAGGCCGGAGCTGCGTGCGTATCGATTGACATGAGTCAGCCGGAGTCTCGATTGCGCTCGATCTTTGAGCAAATCAAACCAACTCTGGCGCTTGCATCCGGAGCAACGCAAGTCAAAGTAAGGAAGCTTACTGCGTCCTTGGTGATTGACGTTGAACAAGAAGACCTCAGTCTCACTACTTCAGCGATGCCTCTACCAAAGGTGAAGCCGTCTGATGTTGCGTATG TTGTTTTCACGAGTGGTTCCACAGGCACACCCAAAGGCATCGTCATCACCCATGCCAATTTTGCTTCCGCAGCTACACACCAGGCTGAGATGATACATATCCGGCCTACGACTCGTCTCCTGGACTTTGTATCGTACAGTTTCGATGTTTCGTGGTCCAATCTTCTGCAGACTCTGCTTGCGGGAGCTTGCCTCTGCATTCCCTCAGAGACGGAGAGGCGCGACGATATCCCTGGTGCATTCAATCGCATGAACTGCGACTATGTCTATCTGACTCCCTCTGTTGCCCGGTCCGTAGATCCGGCAGCGTTCCCTGGGCTGCGCACTTTAGCAATGGGAGGTGAGCCAGTTCAACAGAGCGACGTGTCACGCTGGACTCACGTCGAGACTGTTCTTGGCATTTATGGTCCCGCAGAATGCACCCCGACTCTCTCGATCATCGTCCTCAATGCTAACAGCCGTGGAAGCCACATTGGGCATTCAATTGGAGCGAACTGCTGGGTGATTCAGCCCGACCGACCAGATCGCCTTGCCGCAATTGGTACTGTTGGAGAGCTCATGGTAGAGGGCCCAACTGTCAGTCAAGGATATTTCGGAGATCCGGACCAGACCTCCATGGCATATATTCGTGATCCCGCCTGGCTTGTGCGAGGTACCACGGGGCATCCTGGTAGACACGGCACGCTTTACAAGACTGCCGACTTGGTTCGTTACAACGACGATGGATCTTTCGATTACGTGGGCCGAAAAGACAGTATGGTGAAGCTACGCGGGCAACGAATTGAGCTTGGAGAGGTCGAATTCCACCTGCGTGCCAGTCTCAATGATGGAGGTATCGGTGTCCACGGTGTTGCTGCAGAGGTAATTACTCCGGCTAAAGGCTCTGCACCACCCATTCTGGCTGCCTTCATCAGTATCTCGTGGCTGGAGGAGAGTCAAGAGCAGACAATGGATGTCGTTGATCGGGTGCATCAAGGAATGTCGGCCCGAGTTCCTCGCTA TATGGTCCCCAGTGTCTACATTCCGGTGGCCCAGATCCCAATGACGACCACCAATAAGACAGATCGGAAGGCACTTCAGCAACTGGGCGGGTCATACACGCTAGAGGATCTTGCTAAACTACAGTCTCGTAACCACAAGTATCAGCCGCCGTCTACCACGATGGAAAAGCGGTTGCAGCTTCTGTGGTCCGCGGTTCTAGGCATTGGCTTGGATGCCATCGGGAGAGATAGCAGCTTCTTACGAATCGGCGGCGAGTCTATCTCAGCCATGAAATTGGTATCCGCTGCACGTACGCAGAACATATCCTTCACCGTCGCGGACGTGTTCAGGGCACCGAGACTTTCTGAACTCGCATTGCTGGCAGAAGAAACCCGAACGGAGAGTGAGATGGAGCCGACCTTACCctttcagcttcttcctgaCGGTATGCCTGATTTTGTTGGACGCTTTGTCACGCCTGCGCTAGATGGTGTCCCGGGTCAGGTGCATGACGTTCTACCATGCACGGACTTCCAACAGCTTGCGATCTCCAACGCATTTGAGGATCCTCCTAGCCGATTGCCGCAATACATACTGACCCTGCCAAATGCTGTTGACTTTGTGAAGCTCGAGCGGGCGTGTCAGCAAGTTGCGGCTTCTCTCGAAATCCTTCGAACGATCTTCATTCATGCTTGCGACAGACTCTGGCAAGTTGTACTGTTTGACTTCAATGCGCCGTTCGATATCTTCGATATCAGCGGCAACATGAGCGATGCTGTCAACTCGCTGTGCAAAGAAGATCTCGCGATTCCTCGTCGCCTGGGTCGATCATTCGTCCGCTTCATGGCCGTCCGGAACTCGAGCACTGGAGAAAACCGTTTGATTTTTAGAGTCTCCCACGCACAATTCGACGGTTTCAGCCTCCCAATGCTGTTCGGCACGCTGTCTGCCTTCTACTGCGGATGCCCGTTGACCCGACCTTACTCTTTCTCGCAGTATGTGGCATACAAAGCACAGAAGAAACAGAGCAGTCTCGAGTACTGGAAGTCAAGATTGCAAGGGACATCTTACCCAGATTGGAGCGGAGGCAGTTGTTGCTCTGATAGCGCCAGCACATCGGATCGTTTCAGCGTGGAGGAAACCATAGCAATGCCCACCTCTCGACATGGCGAAGGACTTTCAATCGCGACCATGTTCCAAGCCGCCTGCGCCATTGCTTTCTCTCGTCATCTCGATCAGGCGGAAGTCGTTTTTGGCCGTCTAGTCACTGGACGATCTATGCTTCCACCCAGCCTACAAAATGTCGTGGGACCATGCCTCACAGAAGTACCTGTCCGGGTGCGAATTGGGCCAGAAGATACACTCGATCGCGTTGCGTTGATTCTCCAGCGCCAATTCATCGAAGATTCTGCCCACGAATGCGCCGGCATGCAGGAGATACTTCAAGGCTCAACTACGTGGCGAGAAGGTGCCGAGGACTTTGGATGGCGCACGGCATTCCAGCAGGAAGACGTCCAGGACTTTGAGTTTCTGGGCGAGAAGAGTCGGATCTCGGTTTTTGAGCATACTTTACTTCCACGTCCACGACCGGAAATCTATGCGACACCGAGGGGCAAGTCGCTGCATCTGCAATTGATTGGCAATCGAAAAATTCTGCATGAGAAGTCTGCACGCAAGATTCTGGGGAGCTTGAGAAACGTTCTAGGGGATGGGTCTCGCAGCGCGTGA